In Stigmatopora argus isolate UIUO_Sarg chromosome 10, RoL_Sarg_1.0, whole genome shotgun sequence, the following proteins share a genomic window:
- the mlf1 gene encoding myeloid leukemia factor 1 isoform X1 encodes MFGNYRDFDDDPFFSDPFRAHRDHMRQVMRSFSEPMGGTFTPSITDGRSRGHDPLDPPTLRGNHRSTWRKPTQTRGELANSTQEGRNQAVRTRNFRTDTAMTPFGMFDNFVTNMRGRMDGMHKNLETMGTDANTHTFSSSSVMTYSKVGNDPPKVFQASSSTRRGPGGVKETMRALKDSESGMEKMSIGHHIQDRGHVVEKKMNKKTGDKEFIQDFQNIDESEAQSFDEEWQKELSKFKPPVSMPRLEPPHHHRGQSAALTGSARTHREHPKSKPKSILKSSNPTKD; translated from the exons ATGTTTGGAAACTACAGGGATTTTGACGATGACCCCTTTTTCTC AGATCCATTCCGGGCCCACCGAGATCACATGCGCCAGGTGATGCGGAGTTTCTCGGAGCCGATGGGCGGAACCTTCACGCCGAGTATCACGGACGGGAGAAGCCGCGGGCACGACCCGTTGGACCCGCCGACGTTGAGGGGCAATCACAGG agcacctggagaaaacccacgcaaacccggggagagcttgcaaactctacacaggaaggcCGCAACCAAGCAGTTCGAACTCGGaacttcagaact GACACGGCGATGACCCCTTTCGGCATGTTCGACAACTTTGTGACCAACATGAGAGGCAGGATGGACGGGATGCACAAAAACCTT GAGACCATGGGCACGGACGCCAACACCCACACCTTCAGCTCCTCGTCAGTCATGACCTATTCCAAGGTTGGGAACGACCCCCCGAAGGTCTTTCAGGCCTCGTCGTCGACGCGTCGGGGCCCCGGAGGC GTGAAGGAGACAATGAGAGCCTTGAAAGACTCTGAAAGCGGCATGGAGAAGATGTCCATCGGCCACCACATCCAAGACCGGGGACACGTCGTTGAGAAGAAAATGAACAAGAAAACGGGAGATAAAGAGTTCATCCAGGACTTCCAGAATATCGATGAAT CCGAAGCGCAGTCCTTCGACGAGGAGTGGCAGAAGGAGCTGTCCAAGTTCAAGCCTCCTGTTTCCATGCCTCGGCTGGAGCCGCCCCATCATCACCGAGGCCAGTCGGCAGCTCTCACCGGTAGTGCCCGCACCCACAG AGAACATCCCAAATCCAAACCTAAAAGTATCCTGAAGTCTTCCAACCCAACAAAAGATTAA
- the mlf1 gene encoding myeloid leukemia factor 1 isoform X2 — MFGNYRDFDDDPFFSDPFRAHRDHMRQVMRSFSEPMGGTFTPSITDGRSRGHDPLDPPTLRGNHRDTAMTPFGMFDNFVTNMRGRMDGMHKNLETMGTDANTHTFSSSSVMTYSKVGNDPPKVFQASSSTRRGPGGVKETMRALKDSESGMEKMSIGHHIQDRGHVVEKKMNKKTGDKEFIQDFQNIDESEAQSFDEEWQKELSKFKPPVSMPRLEPPHHHRGQSAALTGSARTHREHPKSKPKSILKSSNPTKD; from the exons ATGTTTGGAAACTACAGGGATTTTGACGATGACCCCTTTTTCTC AGATCCATTCCGGGCCCACCGAGATCACATGCGCCAGGTGATGCGGAGTTTCTCGGAGCCGATGGGCGGAACCTTCACGCCGAGTATCACGGACGGGAGAAGCCGCGGGCACGACCCGTTGGACCCGCCGACGTTGAGGGGCAATCACAGG GACACGGCGATGACCCCTTTCGGCATGTTCGACAACTTTGTGACCAACATGAGAGGCAGGATGGACGGGATGCACAAAAACCTT GAGACCATGGGCACGGACGCCAACACCCACACCTTCAGCTCCTCGTCAGTCATGACCTATTCCAAGGTTGGGAACGACCCCCCGAAGGTCTTTCAGGCCTCGTCGTCGACGCGTCGGGGCCCCGGAGGC GTGAAGGAGACAATGAGAGCCTTGAAAGACTCTGAAAGCGGCATGGAGAAGATGTCCATCGGCCACCACATCCAAGACCGGGGACACGTCGTTGAGAAGAAAATGAACAAGAAAACGGGAGATAAAGAGTTCATCCAGGACTTCCAGAATATCGATGAAT CCGAAGCGCAGTCCTTCGACGAGGAGTGGCAGAAGGAGCTGTCCAAGTTCAAGCCTCCTGTTTCCATGCCTCGGCTGGAGCCGCCCCATCATCACCGAGGCCAGTCGGCAGCTCTCACCGGTAGTGCCCGCACCCACAG AGAACATCCCAAATCCAAACCTAAAAGTATCCTGAAGTCTTCCAACCCAACAAAAGATTAA
- the med29 gene encoding mediator of RNA polymerase II transcription subunit 29: MASQQHQPGVPSLQQQQAATLQQQQQQQLTQQQDFDPVHRFKMLIPQLKESLQNLMKIAALNFAHNTNIDNGVKSSDTAVQRFDKSLEEFYALCDQLELCLRLAYECLSQSIDSAKHSPNLVPTAASKPDTVQAESMSYAQYLGMIKSQISCAKDIHNALLECSKKIAGKGQPPGIM; the protein is encoded by the exons ATGGCGTCCCAACAACATCAACCCGGTGTTCCAagtttacaacaacaacaagccgCTACcctgcagcagcagcaacaacagcagTTGACTCAACAGCAAGACTTTGACCCGGTCCATCGCTTCAAAATGCTCATTCCGCAATTGAAAGAAAGTCTACAG AACCTCATGAAAATCGCGGCGCTCAACTTCGCCCACAACACGAACATTGACAACGGAGT TAAAAGCAGCGACACTGCAGTCCAACGCTTTGACAAAAGCCTCGAGGAGTTCTACGCCCTTTGTGATCAGCTGGAACTGTGTTTG CGGCTGGCTTACGAGTGCCTCTCGCAGAGCATCGACAGCGCCAAACATTCGCCCAACCTGGTCCCCACCGCCGCCTCCAAACCAGACACGGTGCAGGCGGAGTCCATGTCCTACGCCCAGTACCTCGGCATGATCAAATCCCAAATTTCATGTGCCAAGGACATCCATAATGCTCTGCTTGAGTGTTCAAAAAAGATCGCCGGAAAGGGACAACCTCCAGGAATCATGTAA
- the ppp2r1bb gene encoding serine/threonine-protein phosphatase 2A 65 kDa regulatory subunit A beta isoform, producing MAGADGDDSLYPIAVLIDELRNEDVQLRLNSIKKLSTIALALGVERTRTELLPFLTDTIYDEDEVLLALAEQLGNFTMLVGGPEYVHCLLPPLESLATVEETVVRDKAVESLRKISQEHSPVDLEVHFEPLVKRLSCGDWFTSRTSACGLFSVCYPRVSSTVKAEIRQHFRTLCSDDTPMVRRAAASKLGEFARVLELDYVRSDIISLFTALASDEQDSVRLLAVEACVSIATLLPPEDLETLVMPTLRQAAEDKSWRVRYMVADKFSELQKAVGPEITKNDLVPAFQNLLKDCEAEVRAAAANKVKEFCENLPEDNREQIIMTHILPCVKELVSDTNQHVKSALALVIMGLSAILGKDNTIEHLLPLFLAQLKDECPEVRLNIISNLDCVNEVIGIRQLSQSLLPAIVELAEDAKWRVRLAIIEYMPLLAGQLGVEFFDEKLNTLCMAWLIDHVYAIREAATCNLMKLVERFGAEWAQNTIVPKVLGMANDPNYLHRMTTLFCINALSEACGQDITTKQMLPVVLKMSNDQVANVRFNVAKSLQKIGPILDGSTLQGEVKPVLEKLATDTDMDVKYFAQEAISVLSLA from the exons ATGGCCGGAGCCGACGGAGACGATTCTCTGTACCCTATTGCAGTTCTCATCGACGAACTGCGAAACGAGGATGTTCAG TTGCGACTGAACAGCATCAAAAAGCTGTCCACTATTGCACTGGCGCTCGGTGTGGAACGGACTCGCACCGAACTGCTTCCCTTCCTCACAG ACACCATCTATGATGAAGACGAGGTGTTGCTGGCCTTGGCCGAGCAGCTTGGCAACTTCACGATGCTGGTGGGTGGCCCAGAGTACGTCCACTGCCTCCTG CCACCCCTGGAGAGCCTCGCTACAGTAGAGGAGACGGTCGTTCGCGACAAAGCAGTGGAGTCCCTGCGCAAGATCTCTCAGGAGCATTCTCCAGTTGACCTGGAGGTCCATTTCGAGCCTTTGGTCAAACGCCTGTCTTGCGGTGACTGGTTCACCTCCCGCACGTCCGCCTGCGGCCTCTTTAGCGTTTGTTATCCCCGCGTTTCCAGCACCGTCAAGGCTGAAATTCGCCA GCATTTCCGCACCCTTTGTTCAGATGACACGCCGATGGTTCGACGTGCCGCCGCTTCCAAACTGGGCGAGTTTGCCCGGGTGTTGGAGTTGGATTACGTCAGGAGTGACATCATCTCTCTCTTCACCGCTTTGGCGTCCGATGAGCAG gACTCTGTGCGGCTTCTGGCGGTGGAGGCGTGCGTCAGCATTGCCACTCTGCTGCCTCCAGAAGACCTGGAGACCCTGGTCATGCCCACCCTGCGCCAGGCCGCCGAGGACAAGTCCTGGAGGGTCCGCTACATGGTGGCCGACAAGTTTTCTGAG ctcCAAAAGGCAGTGGGCCCAGAAATCACCAAGAATGACCTGGTCCCAGCTTTCCAAAACCTTCTCAAGGACTGCGAGGCTGAAGTCCGTGCTGCTGCAGCCAACAAAGTCAAAG AATTCTGCGAGAATCTCCCAGAGGACAACCGTGAGCAGATCATCATGACTCACATCCTACCTTGcgtcaag GAGCTGGTTTCCGACACCAACCAACATGTGAAGTCAGCACTGGCCTTGGTTATTATGGGTCTTTCTGCCATTTTGGGCAAGGATAACACAATAGAGCATTTATTGCCTCTCTTCCTGGCTCAGCTCAAGGACGAG TGCCCCGAGGTACGTCTCAACATCATCTCCAACCTGGACTGCGTCAACGAGGTGATCGGCATCCGCCAGCTGTCCCAGTCCCTCCTGCCGGCCATCGTGGAGTTGGCCGAGGACGCCAAGTGGAGGGTCCGCCTGGCCATCATCGAATACATGCCCCTGTTGGCGGGTCAGCTG GGAGTGGAATTCTTTGACGAGAAGCTCAACACTCTTTGCATGGCCTGGCTTATCGACCACG TGTACGCCATCCGCGAGGCGGCCACTTGCAACCTGATGAAGCTGGTGGAGCGCTTTGGGGCCGAGTGGGCGCAAAACACCATCGTGCCCAAGGTTCTGGGCATGGCCAACGATCCCAATTACCTCCACAGGATGACCACTCTTTTCTGCATCAAC GCACTGTCCGAGGCGTGCGGTCAGGACATCACCACCAAGCAGATGCTCCCCGTGGTCCTCAAGATGTCCAACGATCAGGTGGCCAACGTGCGCTTCAACGTGGCCAAGTCGCTGCAGAAAATCGGGCCCATCCTGGACGGCAG CACGCTGCAGGGAGAAGTCAAGCCGGTGCTGGAGAAGCTGGCCACCGACACAGACATGGACGTCAAGTACTTTGCCCAGGAGGCCATCAGCG TTCTCTCACTGGCCTAA